The Clostridia bacterium genome segment CATTCTGCTACATCTTTTGCGGAAGCCTTACCCATTTCATCGCGGTTTTCAAACGCGCGAACGTCCAATTTGTCAACAGTTAAAGTTTTCATATTTTCTTCTCCTTATTTTATACTTACTTATATAATACCTCAAAAAAAAGCAAATTGTCAACATTTAAAATTTTGTAAGTCGGTTTTCGCAACAAAAACCGTTTTTTTGCTTTTTGAGTTGACAGTTGCAACAAGATACAGTATAATAGGTTTACAACAAAAAAAGGATGGAACCATATGAAAAGACTATTATTGATTTGCATATTTTGCACCCTGCTTTTTGGTACATTGCAAGCCATAGCAGCACCGCCAAGCACAGACTATGAATTGCTTCTTGCAGATGAATTTGATGGAGATGCCTTGGACACAACAATCTGGGACTGGCGCTCAGGTACGCCTTATGGCGGTCCGAATCTTGCCGAAAATGTGCGTGTTAAAAACGGAATGCTGTACTTGGATTACCGAAAAGTGGACGGACTTTATTCAGGTGGCGGTGTAATTACCAATTTCAATCTGCCCTACGGCTACTATGAAACCCGTGCCAAAGTTTACGGCGGCACAGCGGGTCTGCATTCGTCGTTTTGGATTTCGGGTGGAAATTCTTTTACTACTCGTCCCGAAAATTATCCCATGAACAATACCATACTGGAAATTGACGGCTTTGAAATTGATTCTCATGCGCCTGCCCGTCTTTCCCACGGTACGATTTACTGGTGGAACGAACGGGAAGGTCGGTTCCGCGACTATTATACCGAGCAGGATTTCAGCGAAGATTATTTTGTGATGGGTATGGAATGGCTACCCGATCGGGTAAATTTTTACTTAGACGGCAAGCTGATTAACACCGATGACCGTTTAAATGTTTACGGACCGGGATATTTCTGGCTGACTGCGGTGGCAACTCCCGAAAGTGACTGGGGCTTACAAAACATGATTGACGATTCCAAAGCAGATGAAACGGGCTATTTCGGAAGCTCGGAATACGATTATTTCCGCTACTATCAGATACCTTTGAAAAATGAGAATTTGCTTGGTAACGGCAATTTTGAATATGACCGTGCAGGCAAAAGCAGATATCCCTTTTGCTACATAACCAAAGAAAATACTGAAGCCTCCCATGTCATAAGAACCAAAGAGGCGTATGAGGGGTTATACTGTCTGCGTCACGCAAGCACTACTCCTTATTCGGTATTTTCAGGGCAGGAATTTAATTATTTGCTGAGCGGCAATTACACATTTTCGGGCAAATTTAAAGCAACAGGCGATTTTACTAAGGCACGCATGGTGATTTATGACAAGGACGGCAGTGTAATCGCCCAAAAGAAAATCCCTTCCGCGGAAGAATGGATTTCGCTCACTTTAAACGATGTTTATATTGACGGATATGCCTATGTTGCAATTGAATCTGCATCAGAGGGCAATACCGAGCTTTTAATCGATGACCTTTCCTTTTATGCCACATTCGGCGATGAATATCGGTTGCAGAACTCTCCAGACTATCTGCTTTATACCGGAACAAAATCCTCGCTTTTAACTGCCATGCATGACGAAGGCTTAATTTCCTACGAGGAAATTACAGAAAAAAGCGAAAACTGGAGCGACAATTCCTCTTTAACCACCGACAACATGTGGGCCGGTCAAGGCAATTACGCAATCTGGGAGCTTCCGGTTACCAAAGCAGGTACCTACAGTTTGGACATTCACTGTCTTTATGCCGATAACAATGCCACAAGCATGCAATGCAGTGTCTCGGTAAATGGCGGTGAAACCACGGTACATACCGTGCCTACCAACACCGGTAAGTCCTACTACTATCATTTAGGTACCTTAGAGCTTCAGGAAGGAGACACAATCACGGTTCGGGCGGATGCGACTATGCCAAAAGCCACACGTCTTTCGCACCTTCGTCTGATGCCCATTTCGCAGTATAACGCCTACACCGCTTTAACCTTTTTGCCGGACGAAAATACATTTTTGCATCTTGGCGAAATCTGCGAGTGGGGCGAGTTTTCTCCGTACAAGCAGGATGGGAAATACTACCTGCCATATGCCAAATTAAACGAAGCCTTGGGATTAAACATAAGCATACAATCCGATTACATAGACCAGGATACCCTTGCCGAAAACACCCCCTATCGTCTGACAGATTCAGGGAATATGGTGCTGCTCAGTACATCGCAGGATGTTTTTGACGATTCGGTTTTAGCTTTTTGCCGTATCGAAACGAAAAAGGCAAACATCTCTCCCACCCCTGTTACTGCAACCCTTTTGGAAAGCGACGTGTCCGGTGGCACAGTCTACACCTTTTCGGATTCCTTTTCGGCCGGAAACTGGAAAGACTCTTCTTTAGACAACGGCTCCAAATTCTCTACAGGAAACGCGGTTGCTTTGTGGGAATGCACCGCACCGAAGGAAGGCACCTACGCACTGCAGTTCCGTTCGGTTCATCATGACAATTCCACACCCTTTGCCGACATTGATGTTTTAACCGATAAAAGCTTTAAACGGTATACCATAAACCAAAGGGACTCGGAAACAGGATGGTATGGTGTCGGCACTTATGATTTAAAAGAAAATGAAAAAATAGTGATTTCGCTGACAAACGGTATGCCATATAGATGCTTACGCGCAAAGGAAATTCGTCTGGTACCCATCAGCAGTGCACTTCCGCCATACATGGGGAACGAAACCATTGAAGACGCAGTTTTAATCCCATTTGACAGTGCAGAGACAGCAGGCAACTGGACCAACTCATCTATCGGCAACAGCTTTACGTCAAACGCAACAGATGCAAAAGCAACCTTTACCTTTACCATACCGCAAAGCGGCAGATATAATGTTCAGATTTTTTCGGCAAGCCATACAAACGGACCTCAAAGCGCAAGTATTTTGTATACAACCGACGCCGATTTCAGTCTGTTTTCCATAAATCAGCAAACCGCAGATACCGGCTGGTATTCGGTGGCAACCCGTTACTTTGAAAAAGGCGAAACCGTTTCTGTTTCGTTCCGTAAAACAGGCTCGGGCTATTTACGAACCCGAGATATCCGCTTAGTTCCCGTTCCGCATGAACCACTACTTCTTCAAAGTGACACAGATGTTATTTTGGGTTTGAAAAACCACATTCTCCCCTGCGATACGGTTTTATTGGGTGAATATGATCAAAACGGACACCTGGTTACGGTTAAGTCCGCCCCCTCCGCTTCTCCGGTACAGTTCGAACTTGAAAACTCCGAAAATCAATTCAAACTGTTTTTCTGGGACAAAAAATTTACTCCGCTTCTGGAGAATAAATAAAAAAAAGGGGCTGTAAATTTATTACAGCCCCTTTTTTTAGGGAATAGGAAAAAATGTTTGGAATGGACAAACTGAGCCCAAACCGCGTTGCATCGCGGTTTGGGGTTACCCGAAGGCGTACAAAGGTACGTCGAGAGGCGAAGTTTGTTCATAGCAAAAACGCATTTATCAAA includes the following:
- a CDS encoding family 16 glycosylhydrolase; translation: MKRLLLICIFCTLLFGTLQAIAAPPSTDYELLLADEFDGDALDTTIWDWRSGTPYGGPNLAENVRVKNGMLYLDYRKVDGLYSGGGVITNFNLPYGYYETRAKVYGGTAGLHSSFWISGGNSFTTRPENYPMNNTILEIDGFEIDSHAPARLSHGTIYWWNEREGRFRDYYTEQDFSEDYFVMGMEWLPDRVNFYLDGKLINTDDRLNVYGPGYFWLTAVATPESDWGLQNMIDDSKADETGYFGSSEYDYFRYYQIPLKNENLLGNGNFEYDRAGKSRYPFCYITKENTEASHVIRTKEAYEGLYCLRHASTTPYSVFSGQEFNYLLSGNYTFSGKFKATGDFTKARMVIYDKDGSVIAQKKIPSAEEWISLTLNDVYIDGYAYVAIESASEGNTELLIDDLSFYATFGDEYRLQNSPDYLLYTGTKSSLLTAMHDEGLISYEEITEKSENWSDNSSLTTDNMWAGQGNYAIWELPVTKAGTYSLDIHCLYADNNATSMQCSVSVNGGETTVHTVPTNTGKSYYYHLGTLELQEGDTITVRADATMPKATRLSHLRLMPISQYNAYTALTFLPDENTFLHLGEICEWGEFSPYKQDGKYYLPYAKLNEALGLNISIQSDYIDQDTLAENTPYRLTDSGNMVLLSTSQDVFDDSVLAFCRIETKKANISPTPVTATLLESDVSGGTVYTFSDSFSAGNWKDSSLDNGSKFSTGNAVALWECTAPKEGTYALQFRSVHHDNSTPFADIDVLTDKSFKRYTINQRDSETGWYGVGTYDLKENEKIVISLTNGMPYRCLRAKEIRLVPISSALPPYMGNETIEDAVLIPFDSAETAGNWTNSSIGNSFTSNATDAKATFTFTIPQSGRYNVQIFSASHTNGPQSASILYTTDADFSLFSINQQTADTGWYSVATRYFEKGETVSVSFRKTGSGYLRTRDIRLVPVPHEPLLLQSDTDVILGLKNHILPCDTVLLGEYDQNGHLVTVKSAPSASPVQFELENSENQFKLFFWDKKFTPLLENK